CCTCGTGGCCGAGCAGCTCCATGCGAAATACGGCAAGCCCTTCATCATCGAGAACCGTCCCGGCGCCGGCGGCAATATCGGCACGACGGCGGTCGCCAAGGCCGCGCCCGACGGCCACACCCTGCTCGTCGGCACGGTGAGCACGCACGCGATCAACCCGTTCCTCTACAAGAACCTGCCCCATGATGCCGAGAAGGACTTCGTGCCGATCACGGGCTTGGCCAAGCTTCCCAATCTTCTGGTGGTGAGCCCCAAGATTCCGGTGAAGACGTTTACGGAATTCGTCGACTACGCAAAGCAAAATCCCGGCAAGCTGAACTACGGCTCGTCCGGGGCCGGAACGTCGCAGCACCTCGCGGCCGAGCTGTTCCAGCTCAAGACCGGCGCCAAGATGACCCATGTGCCGTTCCGCTCGTCCCAGGACATCGTCAACGGGCTGATCGGCGGACATATCGATCTGGCCTTCGACAACATGACCATCGCCTGGCCTCAGGCGCAGGGCGGAACCGTGCGGGCGCTCGCCGTCACCAGCCCCGACCGCAGCCAGCAGGCGCCCGAGATCCCGACCGTCGCCGAGACGCTGACCGGGTTCGATGCGACCTCCTGGAACGGATTGTGGGCGCCGGCCGGCACGCCGCAGGCCATCGTCGATACGATCGCGGCCGATGTGAAGACCATTCTCGAGAAGCCCGAGATCCAGAAGAAGGCGGCCGAAATGGCCTCGGTCACCGCGGCGATGACCCCGAAGCAGTTCGCCGAATACATCCAGAGCGAGCGGCAGAAATGGTCCGAGGTCGTCAAGACCGTCGGCATCCAGATCGGCCAGTGAGCGCCTACCCTTGAAGAATGCGGCCGGGCAGGCCCTGGCCGCTGCAGAACTGCCCTGAAACCAGCGAGACAATCTCCATGCTGACGACCATCGACACCTCTCACCTCGCCCGTTCCGTTCTGGCGGTTCCGCCATTCGCCCTGACGGGCGATTTCGAGATCAACCGGGAGGCCAATGCGAAGCTGATCCGCCATCTCGAGGCCGGCGGCGTGTCGACCCTGCTCTATGGCGGCAACGCCAATGTCCATAACTGGCCGGTGTCGAAATTCGCCGCATGGCTCGACAGCCTCGAGGAAGCGGTGGCCGAGGATACGTGGCTGATCCCCTCGGTCGGGCCCGACTGGGGCAAGCTCGTCGACGAGGCGGCGATCCTGAAGTCGCGCCGCTATCCCGTCGCGATGGCGCTGCCGATGATCGCCCCGCAGACCCCCGAGGGCGTGGTGCGTGGGCTGCAGGATTTCGTGGATCGCTCAGGCGTGCCGCTGATCGTCTACATCAAGACCGATCAATACGTGCCCGCCGAGGCGATGGGGCGGCTCGTGGAGCAGGGCGCCGTCTTCGGCATCAAGTATGCGGTTCCGCGCGCCGACCTGACGCAGGATTCCTATCTGCAGGAGCTGATCGACGCGGTCGGCGCCGAGCGCATCGTCAGCGGCTTCGGCGAGCCTCCGGCGCTGCCGCATCTCACGCATTTCAAGCTCGCCGGTTTCACCGCAGGCTGCGTCTGCATCGCGCCGCACCTATCCATGACTTTCCTCCATGCGCTGAAGCGCGGCGACGAGGCCGAGGCGCGGCGCCAGCTGGAGGTCTTCATGCCGCTCGAGGCCCTGCGCGAGCGCCACAACGCGATCCGGGTCCTTCACACCGCCGTGTCTCTCTCGGGCGTGGCCGATATGGGGCCGATCCTGCCGCTCCTCACCGAGGCCGATCCGGCAGTTCATGGCGACATCCGGGAGGCCGCCCGGGCGCTTCTCGCGGCCGAAATGACCGCTCGACAGAAGGCCGCGGCTGCGTAATCTGGCGGGCATCATCGGTCGGCCGGCCCCGTGCCGGCAGCATGCAAGGCGTCTGTGATCTCTATGCCGGAACTCCACTCCGATCTCCTGGGCGCGCTCTCCGCGCGCCTGGGAGCCAAGCACGTCATCGCCGATCCCGCCGGGATGGAGAGCTATCTCGTCGAGGAGCGGAAGCTCTATCGCGGCACCGCCCTGGCGGTGGTCCGGCCCGGCAGCACGGAAGAAGTCGCCTTCGTGGTGCGGGAATGCGCCAGGGCGAAGGTCGCCGTGGTGCCGCAGGGGGGCAATACCGGGCTCGTCGGGGGAGGTGTGCCGCACACGGGCATCGTCCTGTCTCTGGCTAGGCTCGACCGCATCCGCGAGGTCAATCCCTTCAACGCCACCATGATCGTCGAGGCCGGTTGCATCCTGAGGAATGTTCAGGATGCGGCGGAAAAGGTCGACTGCATCTTCCCGCTGTCGCTCGCCTCGGAAGGATCCTGCCGGATCGGCGGCAACATCTCGACCAATGCCGGCGGCGTGAACGTTCTGCGCTACGGCAACACCCGCGAACTCGTGCTCGGGCTCGAAGTCGTCCTCGCCGACGGCCGGATCTGGAACGGGTTGAAGAGCCTGCGCAAGGACAATACCGGTTACGACCTGAAGAACCTCTTCATCGGTTCGGAAGGAACCCTCGGCATCGTCACGGCCGCGGTGCTGAAGCTCTTTCCGAAACCGAAGACACGCGTGACGGCCTTCATCGGCTGCGCCTCGCCCCATGCCGCGCTCGACCTTTTCGAAGGTCTGCGCCAGACCATGGGCGACGAGCTCACGGCCTTCGAGTTCATGCCGCATTTCGCCCTGGATATCGTGCTCAGGCACGCGCCCGGCGCGGTTCGCCCCTTGAGCGGCGACCATGCCGCCTATGCGCTGATCGAAGTCGCGTCGCCGGATCCCGATCTCGATCTGCGCGAGCTTCTGGAGAAAGCCCTGGGTGCCGCCTTCGAGAACGGCACCGTCGAGGACGCGGCCATCGCCGCGAGTGAGGCTCAGAACGCGGCTCTCTGGCACCTGCGCGAAAGCCTCTCCGACGTGCAGGGTCTCGAAGGAGGCTCGATCAAGCACGACGTTTCCGTGCCGGTCTCCGATGTCGCCGATTTCATCGTCACGGCGAGCCGGGCCTGCGAGGAGGCGTTGCCCGGGATCCGCGTCTGCGCCTTCGGCCATTTCGGGGACGGCAACATCCACTTCAACCTGACCCAGCCGGTCGACATGGAAAAGCCGCTCTTTCTGGCCCAATGGGAGCGCTTCAACCGGATCGTCCACGACATCGTCCACGCCATGAACGGATCGATTTCCGCCGAGCACGGGGTCGGCCTGATCAAGCGCGACGAGTTGGCACGCTACAAGGATCCGGTGGCGCTCGACCTGATGAAGACCCTGAAACGGGCGCTCGATCCGCAGAACATCCTCAATCCCGGAAAGGTCGTCGCCCTGGAGGGCGATCTTCCGCCGGCGCTGCCTATGGGGAAGAAGGGATGATGAGTGGCTTCGAAGAAGAGATCGGCCGATCAAACTCTCACCTCATCCTGAGGAGCCTGCGGAGCAGGCATCTCGAAGGAGGATCCAGAGAGCATCGGAGACGCCCTGATCCTTCGAGACGGAGCTAAAGCTCCTCCTCAGGATGAGGGCTAAGGGAAAGTCAAAGTCGTGCGCCGAAACCGGAGATCAACAAGCCGCATTCCCACCGCCCGTTTCGTTTCGGCGCCGATTGAGGTAACAACATCAAACCTGCAAGGTTGGCCGGCCGCCGTCGGTCCGTAAAATCTGGAGCTTCATGAGCGTCCCCGCCGTCAGCAAGCAAGCCGTTCGAGATGCCGAAGCGACCAAGCGGCGGATCCTCGATGCGGCGACGGCCGAGTTCGCAGGCCACGGCTATGGCGGGGCGCGGGTGGACCAGATCGCGGAAGCCGCCCGCACCAACAAGCGCATGCTCTATTATTATTACGGGAGCAAGGAGGCGCTGTTTCTCGCAACCCTCGAAGCGGCCTATGACCATATCCGCGCCGCCGAGCGCGAGCTGCACCTGGAAGAGCTTTCGCCCCTGCAGGCGCTCGAGGAGCTCGTGCGGTTCACGTGGAACTATTTCGTCCAGTATCCCGAGTTCATGATGCTGCTCAACGCGGAGAACCAGCATCACGCCAAGCACCTGAAGAAATCCACCCGGGTGCACACCATGAACTCCCCGGTCATCGAGACGATCGGGGTCATCCTCAAGCGGGGCGAGAAGGCCAGGACCATCCGTCCCGGCATCGACCCGGTCCAGCTTTACGTCTCCATTGCCGGGCTCTGCTACTTCTACCTGTCGAACGTCTACACCCTGTCCGTGGCCTTCGGCCGCGAGCTTCTGTCCCCGCCGGCCATGAAGGAGCGCATCGACCACGTGGTCGATTTCGTCCTGGCGGGCGTGCGCGCCTGAATTTTCCAAACAGCGCTTGACATGTCCGACAACCGGGCATCTAATTAACCAGGTAGTTACATAGAGCGGCTGAAGCCGCCTGCCCATGCCCTTTGGAAACGCCCTGGAGCATCGTGCGAAGAAGTGGGAACCGGTTCTTCGCGAAGAACGATGCTCCTCGAAGAAATAGAGCAAGCACTCTGATCCCGTCGGAATGCCTGCTCTAGAGGAAGACGCTGCATGACGTCGAAGCTCGCGCGCGCCAGTCAAAACCTGCTGAATTCCGCCTGGATCAAGCCGTTCGGGCTTCTCGTCCTCACGGTCGTGCTCTGGGACCTCACGGTCCGGATCTTCGCGATCCCGGCCTATCTGGTCCCGCCGCCGAAGGACGTGGCCGTGGCCTTCTGGAACGAGGGCGGCATGCTGCTCCGGGAGGCCGTCCCGACCACGACGGCCACGCTCGGCGGCTTCCTCCTGTCCGCCCTGTTCGGCATCCCGATCGCCATGCTCATCGCGGGGTCGCGAACGGTCGAATCTTACGTCTATCCGCTGCTCGTCTTCTCGCAGTCGATCCCCAAGGTCGCGGT
This region of Microvirga mediterraneensis genomic DNA includes:
- a CDS encoding Bug family tripartite tricarboxylate transporter substrate binding protein, whose amino-acid sequence is MKTWLAAIGLSLLGAGAGFASAQAQGSDWPQKQVTIVVPFGPGGTTDLFARLVAEQLHAKYGKPFIIENRPGAGGNIGTTAVAKAAPDGHTLLVGTVSTHAINPFLYKNLPHDAEKDFVPITGLAKLPNLLVVSPKIPVKTFTEFVDYAKQNPGKLNYGSSGAGTSQHLAAELFQLKTGAKMTHVPFRSSQDIVNGLIGGHIDLAFDNMTIAWPQAQGGTVRALAVTSPDRSQQAPEIPTVAETLTGFDATSWNGLWAPAGTPQAIVDTIAADVKTILEKPEIQKKAAEMASVTAAMTPKQFAEYIQSERQKWSEVVKTVGIQIGQ
- a CDS encoding dihydrodipicolinate synthase family protein, which translates into the protein MLTTIDTSHLARSVLAVPPFALTGDFEINREANAKLIRHLEAGGVSTLLYGGNANVHNWPVSKFAAWLDSLEEAVAEDTWLIPSVGPDWGKLVDEAAILKSRRYPVAMALPMIAPQTPEGVVRGLQDFVDRSGVPLIVYIKTDQYVPAEAMGRLVEQGAVFGIKYAVPRADLTQDSYLQELIDAVGAERIVSGFGEPPALPHLTHFKLAGFTAGCVCIAPHLSMTFLHALKRGDEAEARRQLEVFMPLEALRERHNAIRVLHTAVSLSGVADMGPILPLLTEADPAVHGDIREAARALLAAEMTARQKAAAA
- a CDS encoding FAD-binding oxidoreductase, with the translated sequence MPELHSDLLGALSARLGAKHVIADPAGMESYLVEERKLYRGTALAVVRPGSTEEVAFVVRECARAKVAVVPQGGNTGLVGGGVPHTGIVLSLARLDRIREVNPFNATMIVEAGCILRNVQDAAEKVDCIFPLSLASEGSCRIGGNISTNAGGVNVLRYGNTRELVLGLEVVLADGRIWNGLKSLRKDNTGYDLKNLFIGSEGTLGIVTAAVLKLFPKPKTRVTAFIGCASPHAALDLFEGLRQTMGDELTAFEFMPHFALDIVLRHAPGAVRPLSGDHAAYALIEVASPDPDLDLRELLEKALGAAFENGTVEDAAIAASEAQNAALWHLRESLSDVQGLEGGSIKHDVSVPVSDVADFIVTASRACEEALPGIRVCAFGHFGDGNIHFNLTQPVDMEKPLFLAQWERFNRIVHDIVHAMNGSISAEHGVGLIKRDELARYKDPVALDLMKTLKRALDPQNILNPGKVVALEGDLPPALPMGKKG
- a CDS encoding TetR family transcriptional regulator encodes the protein MSVPAVSKQAVRDAEATKRRILDAATAEFAGHGYGGARVDQIAEAARTNKRMLYYYYGSKEALFLATLEAAYDHIRAAERELHLEELSPLQALEELVRFTWNYFVQYPEFMMLLNAENQHHAKHLKKSTRVHTMNSPVIETIGVILKRGEKARTIRPGIDPVQLYVSIAGLCYFYLSNVYTLSVAFGRELLSPPAMKERIDHVVDFVLAGVRA